One part of the Dermacentor andersoni chromosome 2, qqDerAnde1_hic_scaffold, whole genome shotgun sequence genome encodes these proteins:
- the LOC126540195 gene encoding uncharacterized protein isoform X1, producing the protein MAALTVTVRDFPDLKDRTRVLLEQRPPEGSLCLRCGDLAGLAWRAVCGHCFCNDCKDALSRAHVLTCPVHFVKTPKAMLKRTDQGLQETKEFPAGCAWNGCTEWGSLQSILKHCENCPKKPKMRRNYSWQCFEEELEDNLHCGLVKIIKPPSPPSPKVEVPHPLELPVVDQCPAL; encoded by the exons ATGGCCGCACTTACGGTGACGGTGCGCGACTTCCCCGACCTCAAGGACCGCACGCGCGTCCTCCTCGAACAGCGGCCTCCCGAGGGGTCGCTGTGTCTGCGCTGCGGCGACCTCGCGGGACTGGCTTGGCGCGCCGTGTGCGGGCACTGCTTCTGTAACGACTGCAAGGACGCCCTTTCGCGGGCGCACGTGCTCACTTGCCCCGTGCACTTCGTGAAGACGCCCAAGGCCATG CTCAAGCGGACGGACCAAGGTCTTCAGGAGACCAAGGAATTTCCAGCAGGCTGTGCGTGGAACGGCTGCACCGAGTGGGGAAGCCTGCAGTCCATCCTG AAACATTGTGAAAATTGCCCCAAGAAGCCTAAGATGCGGCGGAACTACTCTTGGCAATGCTTTGAAGAGGAGCTGGAG GATAACCTACACTGTGGGCTTGTGAAGATCATCAAGCCACCCTCTCCGCCGTCGCCTAAGGTCGAG GTGCCACATCCCCTGGAATTACCTGTGGTCGATCAGTGCCCCGCCTTATAG
- the LOC126540195 gene encoding uncharacterized protein isoform X2 has product MAALTVTVRDFPDLKDRTRVLLEQRPPEGSLCLRCGDLAGLAWRAVCGHCFCNDCKDALSRAHVLTCPVHFVKTPKAMLKRTDQGLQETKEFPAGCAWNGCTEWGSLQSILKHCENCPKKPKMRRNYSWQCFEEELEVPHPLELPVVDQCPAL; this is encoded by the exons ATGGCCGCACTTACGGTGACGGTGCGCGACTTCCCCGACCTCAAGGACCGCACGCGCGTCCTCCTCGAACAGCGGCCTCCCGAGGGGTCGCTGTGTCTGCGCTGCGGCGACCTCGCGGGACTGGCTTGGCGCGCCGTGTGCGGGCACTGCTTCTGTAACGACTGCAAGGACGCCCTTTCGCGGGCGCACGTGCTCACTTGCCCCGTGCACTTCGTGAAGACGCCCAAGGCCATG CTCAAGCGGACGGACCAAGGTCTTCAGGAGACCAAGGAATTTCCAGCAGGCTGTGCGTGGAACGGCTGCACCGAGTGGGGAAGCCTGCAGTCCATCCTG AAACATTGTGAAAATTGCCCCAAGAAGCCTAAGATGCGGCGGAACTACTCTTGGCAATGCTTTGAAGAGGAGCTGGAG GTGCCACATCCCCTGGAATTACCTGTGGTCGATCAGTGCCCCGCCTTATAG